In Clostridium sporogenes, one genomic interval encodes:
- the gap gene encoding type I glyceraldehyde-3-phosphate dehydrogenase encodes MGIKVGLNGFGRIGRAVLRIAQDKFPEDVEIVALNARATTETLVHLFKYDSCYGRFNGEVEIISNDKMKVNGKEIKIFRENDPENLPWKELGVDIVIESTGIFKDREKAMKHIEAGAKKVIITAPGKNEDITIVLGVNENEYNPEEHNIISNASCTTNCLAPFAKVLDDNFGIVRGLMTTVHSYTNDQRILDKTHKDLRRARAAAESIIPTTTGAAKAVAKVLPSLKGKLNGFALRVPTPTVSLTDLVCELKTKVTAEEINAAFKKAAEGEMKGVLGYSEEPLVSVDYKGDPRSSIVDGLSTMVLEDDMVKVVSWYDNEWGYSCRTVDLVNYVAKFMK; translated from the coding sequence ATGGGTATAAAAGTTGGACTAAATGGTTTTGGAAGAATAGGAAGAGCAGTATTAAGAATAGCACAGGATAAATTCCCAGAAGATGTAGAAATAGTAGCATTAAATGCAAGAGCAACTACTGAAACATTAGTACATCTATTTAAATACGACTCCTGCTACGGAAGATTTAATGGAGAAGTAGAAATAATTTCTAATGATAAAATGAAAGTAAATGGAAAAGAAATAAAAATATTTAGAGAAAATGATCCCGAAAATTTACCTTGGAAAGAACTTGGAGTAGATATAGTTATAGAATCTACAGGAATATTTAAAGATAGGGAAAAAGCTATGAAGCATATAGAAGCTGGAGCTAAAAAAGTTATAATCACAGCACCAGGCAAAAATGAAGATATAACTATAGTTTTAGGAGTAAATGAAAATGAATATAATCCAGAAGAGCATAATATAATTTCAAATGCATCTTGTACTACAAATTGTTTAGCTCCTTTTGCTAAAGTACTTGACGATAATTTTGGTATAGTTAGAGGTTTAATGACAACAGTACATTCTTATACAAATGACCAAAGAATATTAGATAAAACTCATAAAGATTTAAGAAGAGCAAGAGCTGCAGCAGAATCAATAATACCAACTACTACAGGAGCTGCAAAGGCAGTAGCTAAAGTTTTACCGAGTCTTAAAGGTAAATTAAATGGATTTGCTTTAAGAGTTCCAACACCAACAGTATCTTTAACAGATTTAGTTTGTGAATTAAAAACTAAAGTAACTGCTGAAGAGATTAATGCAGCATTTAAAAAAGCAGCAGAGGGTGAAATGAAGGGCGTTTTAGGATATTCAGAAGAACCACTAGTTTCAGTAGACTACAAAGGAGATCCTAGATCTTCTATCGTAGATGGATTATCTACTATGGTTTTAGAAGACGACATGGTTAAAGTTGTATCTTGGTATGATAATGAATGGGGATATTCCTGTAGAACTGTAGATTTAGTTAATTATGTAGCTAAATTTATGAAATAA